A single window of Mustela erminea isolate mMusErm1 chromosome 4, mMusErm1.Pri, whole genome shotgun sequence DNA harbors:
- the TMEM200A gene encoding transmembrane protein 200A, with translation MIATGGVITGLAALKRQDSARSQHHVSLSPSPTAHEKKPVRRRPQADVVVVRGKIRLYSPSGFFLILGVLISIVGIAMAVLGYWPQKEHFIDAETTLSTNETQVIRNQGGVVVRFFEQHLHSDKMKMLGPFTMGIGIFIFICANAILHENRDKETKIIHMRDIYSTVIDIHTLRIKEQKHMNGIYNLPLMGDTEVKQNGSSCASRLAANTIASFSGFRSSFRMDSSVEEDEFALNENKSLGHLMPPLLSDSSVSVFGLYPPPSKTTDDKSSGPKKCETKSIVSSSISAFTLPVIKLNNCVIDEPSIDNITEDAENLKSRSRNLSMDSLVVPVPHANESFQPVSTVFPRNNSIGESLSSQYKSSVALGPGAGQLLSPGAARRQFGSNTSLHLLSSHSKSLDLDRGPSTLTVQAEQRKHPSWPRLDRSNSKGYMKLENKEDPMERLLVPQAAIKKDFTNKEKLLMISRSHNNLSFEHDEFLSNNLKRGTSETRF, from the coding sequence ATGATAGCAACCGGTGGTGTGATAACCGGCCTGGCTGCCTTGAAAAGGCAAGACTCTGCCAGGTCACAGCATCATGTCAGCCTCAGCCCCTCGCCTACTGCCCACGAGAAGAAACCGGTCAGGCGGCGGCCTCAGGCCGATGTCGTAGTCGTTCGAGGCAAAATCCGGCTTTATTCCCCATCCGGTTTCTTCCTCATTTTGGGAGTGCTTATCTCCATTGTAGGAATTGCAATGGCAGTCCTTGGATATTGGCcccaaaaagaacattttattgatGCTGAGACGACACTGTCAACCAACGAGACTCAGGTCATTCGGAACCAAGGTGGCGTGGTGGTCCGCTTCTTTGAGCAACATTTGCAttctgataaaatgaaaatgcttggCCCTTTCACCATGGGGATTggcattttcatattcatttgtgCCAACGCCATTCTCCATGAGAACCGGGACAAAGAAACCAAAATCATACACATGAGGGATATCTATTCCACAGTTATAGACATCCACACACTGAGAATCAAGGAGCAAAAGCATATGAATGGCATCTACAATCTCCCATTGATGGGAGACACAGAAGTAAAACAGAATGGGAGCTCCTGTGCCTCGAGACTGGCCGCAAATACCATTGCCTCTTTTTCAGGTTTTAGGAGCAGTTTTCGGATGGACAGCTCTGTCGAGGAGGATGAGTTTGCACTAAACGAAAATAAGAGTTTGGGGCATCTCATGCCCCCTTTGCTTTCAGACAGCTCCGTCTCTGTCTTTGGCCTCTATCCACCTCCCTCCAAGACGACTGATGATAAGTCCAGCGGCCCTAAGAAGTGTGAAACCAAATCAATTGTGTCATCGTCCATCAGTGCTTTTACATTGCCTGTGATCAAACTTAATAACTGTGTTATTGATGAGCCCAGTATAGATAACATCACTGAAGATGCTGAGAACCTCAAAAGTAGGTCAAGGAATTTGTCGATGGATTCGCTCGTGGTCCCTGTGCCCCATGCCAATGAGTCCTTCCAGCCAGTCAGCACCGTGTTCCCAAGGAATAATTCCATTGGGGAGTCGTTGTCGAGCCAATACAAGTCTTCTGTGGCCCTTGGACCCGGGGCTGGACAGCTCTTGTCTCCTGGGGCTGCTAGAAGACAGTTTGGGTCCAACACTTCTTTACATTTGCTCTCGTCACATTCAAAATCCTTAGACTTAGACAGGGGTCCCTCCACCCTAACTGTTCAGGCAGAACAACGGAAACACCCAAGTTGGCCTCGGTTGGATCGAAGCAACAGCAAAGGATACATGAAACTAGAGAATAAAGAGGACCCCATGGAGAGGCTGCTTGTACCCCAAGCTGCGATCAAAAAAGACTTTACTAATAAGGAGAAGCTTCTCATGATTTCAAGATCCCATAACAATTTGAGTTTTGAACATGATGAATTCTTGAGTAACAACCTAAAGCGGGGAACTTCTGAAACGaggttttaa